AAAGCGTTCTTTTTTATTTTAATAAAGAGTTGCTTTAAAAATTAAACACTTTTTATGAAAAAAATTTTACTAGTAGAAGATGACATTACTTTTTCTAATATCTTAAAACGTTTCCTTGAGCGTCACGATTACATTATAGATGTTAGCTATACAATAAGCAGTGCTTCTTCCTTATTAAAAAAGGAAAACTACAATTTAGTGTTTACCGATTTACGTCTTCCTGACGGCGATGGCATCACCTTTTTAAAACAAATCAAAAAAAACAATAATGATATCCCCGTAGTTTTAATGACTAGTTATGCTGAAATTTCAACAGCAGTTCAAGCAATAAAACAGGGTGCATTTGATTACATTTCAAAACCTTTTAATCCTGATGAAGTTTTAGAGGTTATTAATAATGCTTTAGAAGAAAAACCTACTAATAACACCTCTTCTTTAACAAATAAAACAAAAGAACAAAACGCTAGTATTAAATTTGTTTCAGGAATAAGCGCTACATCAAAAACACTGTATGAATATATTCATTTAGTAGCCCCTACCGATATGTCTGTTCTTATAACAGGAGAAAGTGGGACAGGAAAAGAAGTTGTTGCTCAAACAATTCATACAGAAAGCACACGAAACAACAAACCTTTTATTGCTGTAGATTGTGGAGCTATACCTAAAGAAATTGCTTCAAGTGAATTTTTCGGACATAAAAAAGGTTCATTTACTGGTGCTACAAATGATAAAAAAGGACATTTTGAAGCTGCTAATGAAGGCACTTTATTTTTAGATGAAGTAGGGAATTTAAACTACGAGAGCCAAGTACAATTATTACGCGCCTTACAAGAAAGGAAAATTAAACCTTTAGGAAGTAGTCAAGAAATAAAAGTTGATATCCGTTTAATTACAGCTACAAATGAAGACCTATTACTCGCTGTTGAAGAAGGTAACTTTCGAGAAGATTTATATCATCGTTTAAATGAATTTTCGATAAAAGTACCTAGTTTAAAAGACAGGAATGATGATTTAATTTTATATGCTGATTTTTTTTTAGATAAAGCAAATAAAGAACTCAATAAATCTATTGTTGGTTTCTCTAAAGAAGTACTTGCCTTATTTCAAGGCTATCAATGGCCTGGTAACTTACGTGAGTTATCTAATATTATAAAAAGAGCAACCTTATTATCACAAACTGAAATCATCGAAAAAAATGTACTTCCAGAAGGGTTATTTAACGTTAAAAATCAATCTAACGTTTCTAAAAAATTTTCTACCAAAGAAAATGAGAAAAAACTTATTATAAGAGCTCTAGAAGAAGCAGATAATAATAAAACTCAAGCTGCAAAATTATTAAGCATTACAAGAAAAACACTTTATAATAAAATAAAAGAATACGATCTTAACTAAGGTAATTTTCTAGCTCTAAAATAAACTCATTAAATATTTTTTTAAAATCAGCAAAAAGAATACTATCAATTTTTTCACCAGTTTCAAACACTTCTAAAAAAGGAACGAGTGTTACAGCATTTATTTGCCTAAACATACTTATCATTTTATGGCTAACGTCATTAAATATTTTTAAATCATTATTTATTTGTGCTTTCTCTAATAGTAAAAAATCATTTTGAGTCTCTTTTAAAAAGAGGCTCAACGTACTCTGTATCAAAAGCGCATCATTATCTAGAAAAGCCCCTAAAGAAACAACATCAAAAAAACTTGTTTCTTTTACTTTATTCTCGATTTCACTAATACTATTGGGTTTTAAAATACAACTACTGAAATATTTTTGTAAAATACTCTCTAATTTATTAAGATGAAATGGTTTTATTAACACATCAGAAAAACCTGCTTTAACATACTCCTTCATAGATAAACTAGTCCTACCTGTCATCGCTATTATTGGTTGATTACTGTATGAATCATGATTTTTTAGAGTTTCCATGAAATGAAAACCATTCATTTTCGGAAGTTGAATGTCTGTTAAAACCAAGTCGTAATATATTTCACTAACACTTTTTAAAGCAGTTTGTGCATTATTAAAAAGATAAACTTTTACTCCTAATTGTTCCAGTTTCTCCTTTAAAAGCGTTCCCATAGCTACATCATCTTCAACAACAATAGCTTTTAAACTAAAAACGGCACCTTCATTTGATATCGAAGACTCATGTAATGATTCTTCTGAAAAAGCTACAGGAATCTTTAATGTAAATACACTTCCTTCCCCTAAATTACTACTTAAAGTTAACTTCCCTCCTAATAATTCAGCAAGCCGATTAGAAATAGTTAACCCCAAACCAAAACCATTTCGGTCATTACTTCCTGTTTCAATCTGAGTAAAAGCTTTAAAAACATTTTGTTGTTGATCTTTATCAATACCAACACCTGTATCACTCACTATTATTTTTAAATAAGTTTTAGCATTCTCTTTTTCAATACTACTGTTAATTGTAATAAACCCTTCTTCTGTAAATTTACTAGCGTTAGTTACTAAATTATATAAAATTTGCTTTATTCTAAACGGGTCACTAATAATAGGCGAAGCTATTGTTTCATCATGTTTTAAGATCACAGAAACAGGCTTATCTTTTACTAAATTTTCGGTATTATCTACAACTTCTGTCAAGTATTTTTTTAAATCAAAAGAAATAGACTCTACGCCAACTTCTCCACTTTCTAATTTAGAAAATTCTAAAAGATCGGCAACCAACTGCCTCATATATACAGATGCATTCTGAATATGCTCTATATAATTTTTCTCTTTAACATTTTGTGCTTCTTTTTGAAGTAACTCGCTATAACCAATAATGGTACTTAAAGGGGTTCTTAAATCATGACTCACCATAAACATCAATTGTTCTCTACTATTTAAAAGCGATGAAGCTATCGAATTTGCCTGCTCTAATTCCTTTCTATAATGCTGGCTTTTCCAGAAATCGTCTAAAATAATAAATGAAAAAAGAAGTATAATAATAAAACCAATTGCCGCTGCAAATAGAATAATATTCTTACTTCGGTTAAGAGTTTCTTCTCGCTCTTTGTAAATATTTTTTGTATAAATGATAACATCTTTCTCTAAAACATTTAACATTTCTCTTAATTTCCTCGAAATAATTAAATCATTTTTAATCAATACTCTCTCTTTTGCACGTAAAGATCTACGTTTGTTATTTGTTTCCCTCTGTGCCTTTTTAAGTATATTTTTAGAAATAGAAACTAGAGAATCTATTTGTTTTTGATCAACTTTATTAATATTAACATTGGCATCTTGTTGATTTATTGTATGAAGATATTCTTCTAAATTCTTAAGGGTTTTTTCATCTAAAAATGAAGAGTTCTCTACAATTTTTTTAACTGAACCACCACCTAATAATAAATCTATAGACCCTAATTTATCTAGAGCTTCATTAATAGATTCATCTGAATTCTTTTGTAATTTTAACCTCTTTAAACCCGTAATGTTTTTACGCTTTCTGGTTAAAACTAACTTAATACTGTCTAGAATAAATTTTTGAGAGCCATTATTTACAATAAAATTAAGTGAATCAATTTTCAATAATAATTGTTTATTCTCATAAACATACTCCTTAAATCTTTTAGTTGAGTTTAACTGAATAGCTGCCCTACCTAAATTTTCATTTTCATAGACTTTAGCAATTAAACTTCCGGTTTGTATAATTTTCTTTCCGTCTAAAACCCCTTGTCTTTGTAATTTTGTAAAAGTTTTAATTTCGGAGAGTAATAACCCCCCTGAAATAGTAGCCAAAACACCAAGTATTAAATATCCTATTAAAACTTTAAAAGCAATTTTCTGTTTTGATGATTTCATAAAAATAAATACCTCTTTTTAATACTCATAATCTCTTTTACTAAATTTACAAAAACTCTTTTTTTAAAATTTTGCTGTTCCAGCCACACGACCATTTTTGAAAATTACTAAAAAATTCCAAAGGTAAAATTAACATTTAATTAAACTTAATTTGTGACTCTTTATTTAAAAAAGTGTCTTAAAAGCGTAAGTAAAAAATAAATTACGTTTTATTGAATATTTTATTGCATACTTTTGCAGCCAAAAAAAATTATCCCCTTAATTAATTGTATTGTATATAACATTAACTCATGAACAAGAGGGTATTACTTATTACCGAGGGAACTTACCCTTATAATTACGGAGGTGTTTCTAATTGGGCACATACTTTATGTAATTTAGCCAAAAATATTGATTTTCATTTATATTCATTAAACTCCAATTTTGAAAATAAATCTAAATATCTGCTTAGTCCTAATATTAAAAGTATTACTCAACTTCCTCTTTGGACTACTGACCATCCTTTTGATCTTATTGATTATAATACTTCTTATACAAGAATTATAGAAAAAAAGTTTAAAACTACAGATATTATTATTAAAAATAATTTTATAAATCATTTTAGATCTTTTATAAAAAATTTAATTAGTAATAATTGTGATTTAGAGGTCTTAGAAACTTCAATTTATAATTTATATGATTATTTTCAAGAGTATGACTTTGATAAAACCTTAAAAAGCTTAGATGTTTGGACTGAATTTAAAGTTATTTTAATAGAAGAAGAATCATTAGAAACCTTAGAAACAACAACATTAAATGATATTACATTTTCTCTAAATTGGATTAGTAAAATTTTAATGACACTATCTATACCAATTCCTAAAATAGATATCGCTCATATTACAATCACAGGTTCTCCTATTATTCCAGCTTTAATAGCTAAAAAAGAACATGGTAGCTCAATTTTAGCTACCGAACATGGCGTATTTATTAGAGAACTCATGATTTACACAAATAGCTCTACTCATTCTTTTTTTCTTAAAAATCTTATGATTAGATCCTCCAAATCCATAACAAAACTTGCTTTTGCTAAAGCAGATAAAGTTGTGTCTGTTAATAAGTTTAACACAAAATGGGAATTTAATTATGGCTTATCAAAAGAAAAATCGAAAATAATTTACAATGGTGTAAATGAAAATGAGTTTACCTTTGGTGACAAACCTAAACACCTAAAAAACATACCTACTGTTGTCGCTATTGCTAGAATTTTTTCTTTAAAAGACATTTTCACAATGATTAGAACATGTGGTTATGTAAAAAAGACTATTCCAAATGTACAATTTTTGGTTTATGGAGATAAAAACGCAGATCCAGAATATACTCAAGGATGTAATGACTTAATTAAAGAGCTTAAACTTACAAAAAATTTCATTTTAGCTGGACATCACGGAGCTCCTCACAAAGCGTTTCTAGAAGGAGACATTTCTATTCTTACTTCTATTTCAGAAGGTTTTCCATATACAGTAATAGAATCTATGAGTTGCGGAATACCAGTTGTAGCAACAGATGTTGGTGGTGTAAGTGAAGCTATTACAGAATCTACAGGATTTATATGTGAACCGAAAAAATTTGAAGATTTAGGTGACAAGGTAATTTACCTGTTACAAAATAAAGATATAAGACTTCAAATGGGACGAAATGCAAGAAAAAGAGTTCTTGAGAATTTTACTATAGATAAAATCATCAAATCATATGAAGACCTATATGAAGATCTAATGGTAAAAGAAAAAATTGAGGACTATGCCGAACAATTACATTAGAAACTACACAATAATACTTAAACAAGTTCAGCATAAAATAGGAAAACCTGTTTCTGTTGATGTTGTTATTGCTATTATTGAATCTTTTGGTATAAAAGATAAAGACACTGCTGTTTACTATAATTTTAAAGACATTAAATCTTTAGCTATTGGCATTTTTAAAGAGCTTAGTTTAGATATATATAATGATCTTAAAAATGAGCAAGAAATTCAAGAAGAATTAAATATAAAAAAAGAAAAAGAAGGCTTTTTTTATGAAGCCTCTCTTTTTATTAAATCTTATTTATCAAATACTTCTTATTTATTAGCTTTTGTTATTCAACTAATAACCATCATCTTGTTTGGTTCTTCTCTTTATGCTTTTGTTGGATTTAATAAATTACAATCTACAACCGTTATTTTAGGTGTTATTTTAGGAATGGTATTAAGTGGTGGTACCATACAAGTAATTGGTAACGAAATATCTAAACACTATTATTTAAATGACTTTTCTATGGTTAGAAAAATGACTTTCTACCTAATCAAGCAAGGTCTTTTTATTTTAATAAGTGTACTCTTATTTTTAAATATTTTAAACTATTTAATTCCTTTCTATCCCCATAAAATGGTTCTTTTTACATCAATTTATGCATTTTTAATTGGCTTTCTTTTTTTAGTGTTTGCTCCTCTTCATGTGTTA
This genomic stretch from Tenacibaculum sp. Bg11-29 harbors:
- a CDS encoding sigma-54 dependent transcriptional regulator gives rise to the protein MKKILLVEDDITFSNILKRFLERHDYIIDVSYTISSASSLLKKENYNLVFTDLRLPDGDGITFLKQIKKNNNDIPVVLMTSYAEISTAVQAIKQGAFDYISKPFNPDEVLEVINNALEEKPTNNTSSLTNKTKEQNASIKFVSGISATSKTLYEYIHLVAPTDMSVLITGESGTGKEVVAQTIHTESTRNNKPFIAVDCGAIPKEIASSEFFGHKKGSFTGATNDKKGHFEAANEGTLFLDEVGNLNYESQVQLLRALQERKIKPLGSSQEIKVDIRLITATNEDLLLAVEEGNFREDLYHRLNEFSIKVPSLKDRNDDLILYADFFLDKANKELNKSIVGFSKEVLALFQGYQWPGNLRELSNIIKRATLLSQTEIIEKNVLPEGLFNVKNQSNVSKKFSTKENEKKLIIRALEEADNNKTQAAKLLSITRKTLYNKIKEYDLN
- a CDS encoding ATP-binding protein produces the protein MKSSKQKIAFKVLIGYLILGVLATISGGLLLSEIKTFTKLQRQGVLDGKKIIQTGSLIAKVYENENLGRAAIQLNSTKRFKEYVYENKQLLLKIDSLNFIVNNGSQKFILDSIKLVLTRKRKNITGLKRLKLQKNSDESINEALDKLGSIDLLLGGGSVKKIVENSSFLDEKTLKNLEEYLHTINQQDANVNINKVDQKQIDSLVSISKNILKKAQRETNNKRRSLRAKERVLIKNDLIISRKLREMLNVLEKDVIIYTKNIYKEREETLNRSKNIILFAAAIGFIIILLFSFIILDDFWKSQHYRKELEQANSIASSLLNSREQLMFMVSHDLRTPLSTIIGYSELLQKEAQNVKEKNYIEHIQNASVYMRQLVADLLEFSKLESGEVGVESISFDLKKYLTEVVDNTENLVKDKPVSVILKHDETIASPIISDPFRIKQILYNLVTNASKFTEEGFITINSSIEKENAKTYLKIIVSDTGVGIDKDQQQNVFKAFTQIETGSNDRNGFGLGLTISNRLAELLGGKLTLSSNLGEGSVFTLKIPVAFSEESLHESSISNEGAVFSLKAIVVEDDVAMGTLLKEKLEQLGVKVYLFNNAQTALKSVSEIYYDLVLTDIQLPKMNGFHFMETLKNHDSYSNQPIIAMTGRTSLSMKEYVKAGFSDVLIKPFHLNKLESILQKYFSSCILKPNSISEIENKVKETSFFDVVSLGAFLDNDALLIQSTLSLFLKETQNDFLLLEKAQINNDLKIFNDVSHKMISMFRQINAVTLVPFLEVFETGEKIDSILFADFKKIFNEFILELENYLS
- the pelF gene encoding GT4 family glycosyltransferase PelF; this encodes MNKRVLLITEGTYPYNYGGVSNWAHTLCNLAKNIDFHLYSLNSNFENKSKYLLSPNIKSITQLPLWTTDHPFDLIDYNTSYTRIIEKKFKTTDIIIKNNFINHFRSFIKNLISNNCDLEVLETSIYNLYDYFQEYDFDKTLKSLDVWTEFKVILIEEESLETLETTTLNDITFSLNWISKILMTLSIPIPKIDIAHITITGSPIIPALIAKKEHGSSILATEHGVFIRELMIYTNSSTHSFFLKNLMIRSSKSITKLAFAKADKVVSVNKFNTKWEFNYGLSKEKSKIIYNGVNENEFTFGDKPKHLKNIPTVVAIARIFSLKDIFTMIRTCGYVKKTIPNVQFLVYGDKNADPEYTQGCNDLIKELKLTKNFILAGHHGAPHKAFLEGDISILTSISEGFPYTVIESMSCGIPVVATDVGGVSEAITESTGFICEPKKFEDLGDKVIYLLQNKDIRLQMGRNARKRVLENFTIDKIIKSYEDLYEDLMVKEKIEDYAEQLH